The following are from one region of the Juglans regia cultivar Chandler chromosome 10, Walnut 2.0, whole genome shotgun sequence genome:
- the LOC108997891 gene encoding glutathione S-transferase T3-like, which yields MDSEEHGNMFFTSLLTQEPELDHIYVGQGEHPVTLDNSPPSPQVEPPSQRKSARDANFTPKEDKLLVSAWLNSSTDAIQGTDQKHAQLWEKVSQYFNDYKESTNERSVGSLIHRWSAIQKATNKFCAKLTQVEGLNQSSMTKQDKV from the coding sequence aTGGACTCAGAAGAGCATGGAAATATGTTCTTCACCAGCCTCCTGACTCAGGAGCCTGAACTTGaccacatttatgttggtcaagGTGAACATCCCGTGACTTTGGATAACTCTCCACCCTCGCCCCAAGTAGAGCCTCCCTCTCAAAGAAAATCAGCTAGGGATGCAAACTTCACTCCCAaagaagacaagttacttgtctctGCATGGCTGAATAGTAGCACTGATGCCATCCAAGGAACGGACCAAAAACATGCCCAACTTTGGGAAAAAGTTAGTCAATACTTCAATGAttataaagaaagtacaaatGAGCGGAGTGTTGGGTCCTTAATACATCGGTGGTCTGCCATTCAAAAGGCGACGAACAAATTTTGTGCTAAACTCACCCAAGTTGAAGGGTTGAATCAAAGTAGTATGACtaagcaagacaaggtataa
- the LOC118349702 gene encoding uncharacterized protein LOC118349702 — protein sequence MKVNFESFKEVIEHALSNFNEEEAEELACTAYKVWRRRNTSVFEEKFEDPSRVVLSASHLLKEFKEANYSKLLGEHENLVFHARMKHIEIDYHFVREQVQRKALDVRFISSKDQLVDVLTKSSSSQRFNFLRSKLNVLPIPFSLRGDIEHSPNRS from the exons ATGAAGGTCAACTTTGAATCTTTTAAAGAGGTAATAGAGCATGCCTTATCAAACTTCAACgaagaagaagcagaagagCTTGCATGTACAGCATATAAGGTGTGGAGGAGAAGGAATACTTCTGTATTTGAAGAGAAATTCGAGGACCCCTCAAGGGTGGTTCTGTCCGCATCTCATCTTTTAAAGGAGTTCAAGGAGGCAAATTATAGCAAGCTGTTGGGAGAACATG AAAATCTGGTGTTTCATGCTCGCATGAAGCATATCGAAATTGACTATCATTTTGTTCGAGAACAAGTGCAGCGCAAGGCTTTAGATGTTCGCTTCATCTCCAGCAAGGATCAGCTTGTTGATGTCCTTACAAAGTCGTCATCCTCTCAACGCTTCAACTTTCTCAGGAGCAAGCTCAACGTTCTTCCAATACCGTTTAGCTTGAGGGGGGATATTGAACACTCACCAAATAGATCATGA